The bacterium DNA segment TAAAAATAATAAAATTTTTTTAAAAAATATTCGTATGCACGCTTTTAAGGTCTAAAACTTGCCTATCCCCTTGATTATTAAAAGGTTAGCACCATTTTATGGTCCATCTTTGAGGGGAAGTTCCGTTCTAACGAACCATTATTATCCAAATCTACCAGACAGATACTGGTCAGCGTCCCCCCTAAATCAGAAGAAAATAACTCATCTCCATTAGCCCGACAGACTATAACTCTATTTACAACTGGAGTGATAATTTCTAATTCTTCATCGCCATTGACATCGCCGGTTAAGGTTAGCAGGTTAGCTTGTTTAGTCCAGTCGAGTTCAAAAGGCAATTTGGGATGGGTCTTTTTAGTAGAGGCAAATGGGGAATAAAAGCTACTTGCAGGACTATATCCTTTAAATTTCCAGCCTTGTTCCACTGCTTCTACTTTAATAGAACTTAAGATGCATAATAAAATTATAATGCTTTTTATTGGAATGGGAATCACCTCCAAAGCAGAATTAATTCGATAGCACAGGGATAAAAATCACAGTTAAACATTTCGCTCCTTCAAAGCTGAATCCTTTTACTCGATGTTCAAGTTTTTGTAACCGTTCAGATATTCTGGTGTTTCTGGTGTCTTGGTGTCTGGTGGTCTGGTAGTCTTATGTAGCTCAGGCACATAGACACCAGGCACCAGACCACCTGGACGGTTATAATCTATGAAATCCTTCAAAAACTTGAACATCGAGTATTATCTCTACATATATCCTAACATAAGAGGATGTTGTTGTCAATATTTTTATTGACTTTTAGACTTACTTGAGATGGAGTTAGGATTGCAAAATACAGAATATGTAAAGTTGAGGCAGAGAATACTTATCTAAGTGGCTATATTTTCTATGCCCTTTGAGGTTCAGAAAATTTCCTCCTTATCTCCATTTTTTACTTGATCATATAGGGAAGTATAATATACCACGAATTTCACGAATTGGACGAATTAAAAGACTACCTAATTATTATATGGGAGAAATAGAGGGTCAGGTCGGGTGAATGTAGAATGCACTCAAGAGAGTTTGGGGGAAAATTTGCTTTCCGGTTTGTGACCCTACTTACTCAGCCGAATTGATTCCCAGAAAATACAACGGGTATACCTACGAGAGCTATTAATATTAATAAAAATCCTGCTAAGAACGTCTAATCTGAGACAAAAAAATAGTTGCATATAATTGATTATTGTGCTATAATTGGAAACAAGATAATGAGATGATGATAAGATGTTATCAGATGTTAATGTGTGGTTATTTTATCTTTGAGAGGAAATATATGCAAGTTACTACAATTCAGGAGGCAAAAAAGAATTTGGAGCAGCTAGTCTATCAAGCGGATACTGATGCTGAGCCTATTATGATTTTTCTTGATGACACGCATAAAGCGATTTTGTTATCAGAATGGGAATTTACCGTATGGCAAGAAACAGAATATCTCTTATCGAATCCCGCGAATGCTGCTCACTTACGAAAATCCTTGGAACAAGCACGTATTGGACATGTGACAGAACGGGAGTTAGTGAATGTATGAGACTGACATTTACTGATGCTGGATGGGAAGATTATCTCTGGCTTCAACAGTATCAACCCCAATTATTGAAACGCGTGAATGATTTGATTAAAGATGCCAACCGCACCCCGTTTAAAGGAATTGGGAAACCCGAACCATTAAAACGGGATTTGCGAGGATGTTGGTCGCGAAGAGTCACGGACGAACACCGATTGGTGTACAAGGTTGAACACGATACTCTTGTAATTATTTCATATAGGTATCATTATGAATAGAGTCAACATGAGTGTAAGTTGGGGGAGCAGAGGTTGATTATGGGATACAGCAATAAGAAGAAAAGTAAGCATTCAGTTAACAGGTGTCAGGTATCAGTGTTCAATGCTCAACTTTTAAGAGAATTAGGGACATCGTAACCGTTCAGGGTGTAACGAAGGGGAAATGGAGAAATCAGGGAAAAGGGGAAAAAGTATTCTTATTTTAGTAAGAAAATCATATTATTTAGAATGTCATTGACAACTGATGAAACCTTCTGCTACCTAATTCCCCTACCCTTCTCCTTTCTCCCCATTTCCCCTTTTCTCCTTATTTACACCTGAACGCTTACGGGACATCAAAATAAGGAAACAAATAGAGTAGTAATATTCATTACTGCCGTGATTCTCCTGGTGTTAACTGAGTGCTGATACCTGATTACTGAAAACTTACAATAAATCTTCGTGTCTCTGTGGCTTTGTGTGAGGAAATAATATCTCTGTTATCAGTTTAAAGGAGGATAAAAAATGAATAAAGTTCCATTGTTAGATTTAAAGGCACAATATGCGAGTATTTCAGGAGAAATTGATGGGGTAATAAATGAAGTTATTAGAAATGGTAGTTTCATATTAGGTGAAAATGTCAAGAAGTTAGAAGAGGAGATTGCTTCATTTTGTCAAACTAAATATGCCGTAGGCGTCGCCTCTGGCACTGATGCCCTTCTGTTGAGTCTTATGGCGTGTGAGGTAAAAGCAGGAGATGAGGTGATTACTTCACCGTTCACCTTTATTGCTACGGCTGAGGTGATAGTGCTTTTAGGGGCAAAACCTGTATTTGTTGACATTGACCCCAAAACCTATAATATTGACCCATCTAAGATTAAAACCGCTATTACTCCTAAAACTAAAGCCATTATCCCGGTTCATCTTTATGGTCAGCCAGCGGATATGGATGAAATATTACCTGTTGCCAGGGAGTATAATTTAGCCGTGGTAGAAGATGCCGCTCAGGCAATTGGGGCTAAATACAAGGGTAAAATGGTTGGTCAAATGGGCACAACGGGTGGATTTTCCTTTTTCCCGGCTAAAAACTTAGGTGCCTATGGTGATGGAGGAATAATTACGACTAACGATGAAGATATTGCCAAAAAACTTAAAATGCTACGCACTCATGGTTCACAAGTTAAATACTACCATGAAATTATTGGCACGAACAGCCGATTGGATGAATTACAGGCAGGCATATTACGGGTAAAATTAAAAAAACTGAATGAGTGGACTCGGAGACGACAGGAAATTGCTAAAACCTATAATGAGGCATTCAGGAATAAAGAAATCATAACCCCGTTTGTTGAAGCATTTAACGAGCCTGTATATAATCAATACACCATAAGGGTAAAGAATAGAGATGGGTTAATAAAACATCTAAAAGAGACAGGTGTTGATACTGCTATTCACTATCCAACACCGTTACATCTTCAACCAGCATTTTCTTACTTAGAGCATAAAGTAGGAGATTTTAAAGAAAGCGAACAGGCGGCTAAAGAGGTTTTATCACTTCCTATTTATCCTGAATTAACCTCACAACAAATCGAAACAGTTATTTGTGCACTATGTAACTATTTACTCAAATAAAGCGTAACAAAGGGAAAAAGGGAAATGAGAGAAAATTACATTATTTTACCATATTCCACGACTCTGTTTCTTCCAGTGTTTTTCGCCTCATAAAGTGCCGTATCCGCACATTTAATCAACTCTTTCTGCTCAAGAGCATCAGCAGGAAATACAGCAATACCAATACTTATGGTTACAGGTAAAGTAGTTTTAAGTCGATACGCATCTTCTTCGGTCAATAAACCTTTTTCTATTTCGTGTCTTATTCGTTCTCCTAACAAAAAGGTATTTCCCAGCGAGATATCAGTTGCAATAATCACAAATTCTTCTCCTCCGTAGCGAGCAATAATATCTGTTTGCCGAATATGGTAATTTAAGAGCATCGCCAACCTGGATAACAATATATCTCCCTCCTGATGTCCATAAGTATCATTAAAGTCTTTAAAGTGGTCAATATCTATCATTAATAAAGATAAGGAACTTTTAATCCTCTTACACCGTTCTATCTCTCTTTTTAAACTTTCTTGAAAATAGCGGTAGTTATAGAGTCCGGTTAGACCATCAGTGATGGCTAATTTTCTAATTTCATCATGCAACTGGGCATTATTTATGGATAGAGCGGCTCGAGTAGCAATCAGACTTAAAAATTTTACCTCATCTTCTTTGAATTCCATTACTTTAGAATAAACACAAGTAAAAACACCAATCGGTTTTTCATTGACAATTAAAGGAACTGAGAGCAAAGAAGATATTCCCTTTTTTGAAGTAAAGAGACGGTCATTCGAGTCTATCTTAGATAAATCACTAATGCTTACAGGCTGGCCGGTTCTAATTACTTGACCTAATATACTCTCTTCTATCTTTATTTTATTCACATCAGGAATCTTTGATAATAAATTACCTTTTTTTGCCTTGAATTCTAACTCCTGTTTGTTCTCATCAACCAAACTAATGAGGATTAAATCTGATTTCAAAAATTCATTTGTAACATCAATAATACTATTTAACTCATCCTCTAAATTCAAACTACTGCCTATTTTTAAAGAAAGTTTATAGATTTCATTTAACATTTGATTCTTTTTGTCAATCTCTTTTAAATTCCCTTTTAATCTTTGAAGGAGTTTTTGAAGTTTTTCCTTTTCTAATTCCAATTCTTCACTTTGAATTTTAATTTCCTGAGTGAGATAAACAGTAACTCCTGCAATAGCAAACAGAAGTGGAATTTTACTCAAAAGAGTAGATAAAAGCACACGGAGTGAAGGTTCAGTTAGAATTCCATTCAAAATATATAATAGACTTATACAGATAGTTATCAAAAAACATTTTAATGGGTTATAATAAGTTGCCGCAAACATAATCACCGCAAAATAAAGCAGGAAGAAATTACTTTGTAGCCCCCCAGTTAAATAAATAATCCCGCTAATAAAGATTATATCCAGTGTGCTCTCAGCATAACAGATTCGATAGCCTTTACCTTCTTGCCATTGTTGTTGCCAGGGAATGAATCTAACTAATAGATTATAAATACCAGCTAAAATAAGCAAAAAGTAAATTTGAGTATAATCTACTACTGCTTCCGGGAAGAGTTTAATGACTAATAAGACCAACAAAATTATTAACCATCTGGTCTTATTAGCAATCTTTATCATTCGTTGAGGAAAGGTTAAATACATTTTTTTACCTCCAGAGAATTCTATCATATCCAATGTTAAATGTCAAGAAGAAAATGCTTGACATTCTTTCTATATCAAAGTATAATATCAAAAGGAGAATTGTCAATGAGAATAAAGGTATGTTCGTTAATTACCATTATTTTGGTTCTTATTACGGAAATTGGAGTGTGTAAGGAAACTTTTATTTTCTGGTATAATAAGGGAGTAGATTTATATCAGAGCGGGAAATACAAAGAAGCACTTGATTGTTTTGATGAAACGATTAAGTTAAATCCAGAGGATGGAGATACATGGTATAATAAAGCTGTAACATTGGATAACTTAAAGGAATATGAATCTGCAATAAAATGCTATGATTTTGCCATAAAATACTTTGAGCCAAAATCCGCTTATGCCTGCTACAATAAAGGAATAGACCTGTATAATTTGGGGAAATACGAAGATGCCCTTATTTGTTATGAAGGTAGTATTGGTTTATATCCTGCTGATGCCGCCGCCTGGTTTAACAAAGGGGTAGTTTTATATAAACTGGGAAGATACAATGAGGCTCTTTTATCTTTTGATAAGGTTATTGAATTAAATTCTCAAGACTCAGCCGCATGGTTTAACAAGGCAATGATACTGGAAAAACTTGAGAAATATAAAGAAGCAAATTTGTCTTATGATGAGGTGCTAAAGTTAAATCCTGATGACCAGAATGCCTGGCTTAATAAAGCAAATGCCTTATATAAACTTGGGGAATATAAAGGTGCAGTTGTTTATTATGATGCTGTTTTAAGATTAGACCATAATTCTCCCCAGATATGGTTTAATAAAGGATTGGCTCTGGCGATGCTTGGAAGCTACAAAGAATCCATCAGTTGCTATGATGAGGCGATTAAGTTAAATCCAGCAGATTATCAATTATGGTTTAATAAAGGAATAGATTTATGCAAATCAGAAGAATATCAGGAGGCAACAGCCTGTTTCGCGGAAGCCACTAAATTGAATCCTGAAGATATAAATAGCTATTATAACCAGGGGGTAGCATTGTGTAAATTGAGAAGATACAATGAGGCAGTAGAATGTTTTGATAAAGCGATAAATCTCAATCCTGCTTTTCAACAAGCCTGGTATAACAAAGCAATCGCTCTACAAAATCTTGGTAAAAGAGAACAAGCAAATAACTGTTTTAAAGAGGCTCAAAGATTATGATGATAGAAGTTAGAGGTCTGTTGATTCACTTCAGATGGCTAAATAGTTAGTAACTATTCAGCATACCAAGTAAGTAGGAAGTAGGGAGTAGGAAAGTAGGAAGTAGGAAGAGGGGAAAATAATTCTTTATGCCTTGTTTCTTAAAACCTTCTGCAATATTTGCTGGAATAGAAACAGCCGCTCTCCACATCTGTTGCACCAATTCTTTCCCTTTCCTACTTCCCTACTCTCCTACTTTCCTACAAGGTGAATAGTTACAATAGTTACAAGAAAGACAATGACTTATTACCCAATATGCCTTAATTTAAAAAATAAAAAATGCCTTGTTGTGGGAGGCGGAAAAGTAGCACTTCGCAAGGTGAAATCATTGGTTGAGGCACAGGCGAAAGTTACTGTTATCAGCCCAAAATTCTCTACCTTATTTAAAGAATTGGAAAATAAGATAACCTGTTTAAAGGAAAAATATAACTCTAACCATATAAAAAAAGACACATTTTTAGTTATTGCCGCCACTAATGATAAACAATTTAATGCTAAAATTGCCAGGGATGCTAATAAATTAAATTTATTAATAAATGTTGTTGATTCTCCTGAAATGTGTAATTTTATTGTTCCAGCAATAATGGTTAGGGGAGATTTAATTATTAGTGTCTCGACAAGTGGCAAAAGTCCAGCATTAGCCAGAAAGATTAAAGAAGACCTCGAAATTATTTATGGCACTGAATATGAAGCATTAGTAGATTCATTGGCCAAATTACGAAATAAGGTTAAGGTTGAATATAAAGATGAAGAAGAAAGAAAACTATTCTGGGAAAAACTACTTTCCCTTAAAAATGCTCACCACGAAGGGCACAGAGAGCACGAAGTGAAATTTGATGAATTATCGAATTCGTAAGGGTTCAGGTAGGATAAAAATAAGGAGAAAGGGAGAAGATGGAGAAGTGGAGAAAAGAAGAGTTAACTGATAGGATTATTAATGCCTGTATTAATGTCCATAAAAAGTTAGGACATGGTTTTCTGGAGAGCATCTATCGTAATACGTCAGTCATTTGGGGGAACGAACATTAACCTGCGGAGGACAAAGCAATGAAAATAGTAGGCAAGTAGGTAGTAGGTAAGTAGGAAAGGGATAAAGGATGTGCACGGTATTCCTCTTCTGGGGGCAATGTCTCCCCCTTCCCTACTTTCCTACTCTCCTACTTCCTACTTTCAGGAGAATCTCCCATTTCACTGACGCATTACGAGATTTGTTCTGTAACATCTCCCTGCCCTTCGTGCTCTTCGTGGTGAATAGTTACAAGGAGGATTAATATTGTTTAATCTATTATTTTTTAACCTTGCCTTTGTTTTATATTCCATTTCAACTATTATTTATCTTATTTTCTTATACGCAAAAAGAGAAAGATGGAGTAATTATGGATACTGGCTGACTATTTTAAGCCTAACTGTCCATAGTTTAAGTCTAATAGTTCGAGGGTTTGAGGCTAATCACTTGCCAATGGCCAGGTTGTTTGAATCTCTATCATTTTTTGGCTGGATGGTAGTTGCTATTTTTTGTTTTATTGAATATCGGTATAAATTAAAGATATTAGGTTTGTTTGTCCTGCCAATTGTCTTTTTTATACTTCTTTGTGGATATTTTTTCCCAAAAGAGATAATACCGTTAGTTCCAGCATTGCAAAGTTACTGGCTGGGTATTCATGTGGGTTTGAGTTTATTTAGTTATGGGGCATTTGTTTGCGGATTTGAGTTTGGCTTAATGT contains these protein-coding regions:
- the ccsB gene encoding c-type cytochrome biogenesis protein CcsB gives rise to the protein MFNLLFFNLAFVLYSISTIIYLIFLYAKRERWSNYGYWLTILSLTVHSLSLIVRGFEANHLPMARLFESLSFFGWMVVAIFCFIEYRYKLKILGLFVLPIVFFILLCGYFFPKEIIPLVPALQSYWLGIHVGLSLFSYGAFVCGFEFGLMYLVQDKAIRLKKQMAYLQLPSLEILDNLSYKSVFIGFLFLTLGIITGAIWANSAWGSYWSWDPKEIWSLITWFVYAAYLHARFLRGWRGRKIAYLTIIGFGCLLFTFLGVNLLLPGLHTYK
- a CDS encoding type II toxin-antitoxin system Phd/YefM family antitoxin — protein: MQVTTIQEAKKNLEQLVYQADTDAEPIMIFLDDTHKAILLSEWEFTVWQETEYLLSNPANAAHLRKSLEQARIGHVTERELVNV
- a CDS encoding DegT/DnrJ/EryC1/StrS family aminotransferase, whose product is MNKVPLLDLKAQYASISGEIDGVINEVIRNGSFILGENVKKLEEEIASFCQTKYAVGVASGTDALLLSLMACEVKAGDEVITSPFTFIATAEVIVLLGAKPVFVDIDPKTYNIDPSKIKTAITPKTKAIIPVHLYGQPADMDEILPVAREYNLAVVEDAAQAIGAKYKGKMVGQMGTTGGFSFFPAKNLGAYGDGGIITTNDEDIAKKLKMLRTHGSQVKYYHEIIGTNSRLDELQAGILRVKLKKLNEWTRRRQEIAKTYNEAFRNKEIITPFVEAFNEPVYNQYTIRVKNRDGLIKHLKETGVDTAIHYPTPLHLQPAFSYLEHKVGDFKESEQAAKEVLSLPIYPELTSQQIETVICALCNYLLK
- a CDS encoding Txe/YoeB family addiction module toxin; amino-acid sequence: MRLTFTDAGWEDYLWLQQYQPQLLKRVNDLIKDANRTPFKGIGKPEPLKRDLRGCWSRRVTDEHRLVYKVEHDTLVIISYRYHYE
- a CDS encoding sensor domain-containing diguanylate cyclase, which produces MIEFSGGKKMYLTFPQRMIKIANKTRWLIILLVLLVIKLFPEAVVDYTQIYFLLILAGIYNLLVRFIPWQQQWQEGKGYRICYAESTLDIIFISGIIYLTGGLQSNFFLLYFAVIMFAATYYNPLKCFLITICISLLYILNGILTEPSLRVLLSTLLSKIPLLFAIAGVTVYLTQEIKIQSEELELEKEKLQKLLQRLKGNLKEIDKKNQMLNEIYKLSLKIGSSLNLEDELNSIIDVTNEFLKSDLILISLVDENKQELEFKAKKGNLLSKIPDVNKIKIEESILGQVIRTGQPVSISDLSKIDSNDRLFTSKKGISSLLSVPLIVNEKPIGVFTCVYSKVMEFKEDEVKFLSLIATRAALSINNAQLHDEIRKLAITDGLTGLYNYRYFQESLKREIERCKRIKSSLSLLMIDIDHFKDFNDTYGHQEGDILLSRLAMLLNYHIRQTDIIARYGGEEFVIIATDISLGNTFLLGERIRHEIEKGLLTEEDAYRLKTTLPVTISIGIAVFPADALEQKELIKCADTALYEAKNTGRNRVVEYGKIM
- a CDS encoding bifunctional precorrin-2 dehydrogenase/sirohydrochlorin ferrochelatase produces the protein MTYYPICLNLKNKKCLVVGGGKVALRKVKSLVEAQAKVTVISPKFSTLFKELENKITCLKEKYNSNHIKKDTFLVIAATNDKQFNAKIARDANKLNLLINVVDSPEMCNFIVPAIMVRGDLIISVSTSGKSPALARKIKEDLEIIYGTEYEALVDSLAKLRNKVKVEYKDEEERKLFWEKLLSLKNAHHEGHREHEVKFDELSNS
- a CDS encoding tetratricopeptide repeat protein, which gives rise to MRIKVCSLITIILVLITEIGVCKETFIFWYNKGVDLYQSGKYKEALDCFDETIKLNPEDGDTWYNKAVTLDNLKEYESAIKCYDFAIKYFEPKSAYACYNKGIDLYNLGKYEDALICYEGSIGLYPADAAAWFNKGVVLYKLGRYNEALLSFDKVIELNSQDSAAWFNKAMILEKLEKYKEANLSYDEVLKLNPDDQNAWLNKANALYKLGEYKGAVVYYDAVLRLDHNSPQIWFNKGLALAMLGSYKESISCYDEAIKLNPADYQLWFNKGIDLCKSEEYQEATACFAEATKLNPEDINSYYNQGVALCKLRRYNEAVECFDKAINLNPAFQQAWYNKAIALQNLGKREQANNCFKEAQRL
- a CDS encoding GxxExxY protein, whose protein sequence is MEKWRKEELTDRIINACINVHKKLGHGFLESIYRNTSVIWGNEH
- a CDS encoding four helix bundle protein, which produces MVQQMWRAAVSIPANIAEGFKKQGIKNYFPLFLLPTFLLPTSYLLGMLNSY